A window of bacterium genomic DNA:
GCTGAGCGCCTCGACCAGGGTGTGCCCCGTGAAGGTCCGGATGTCCATGCCCCCTCCTTGTCTCAGCCGACCGCTTGCATGCTGTCAGGTTCGAGATTGATGTCGTCCTGTGTGATGATGCCGCGCCGCCAGCAGTCCAGGAACTGGTCCACCAGCACCGGATCGAACAGCACGCCGGCGTTGGCGCGCAGGTAGTCCAGGATCTGGTCCACGGCCATGCCCTGTCGGTAAATGCGGTCCGAGGCCATGGCGTGGAAGGTGTCGGCGATGGTGAGGATGCGCACCTTGAGCGGAATCTCCTCTCCCGCGAGGCCGTCGGGGTATCCCTCCCCGTTCCACTGCTCATGGTGGTGGCGCACGAAGGGGATGAGCGGCCTGAGATGGGGGGCGCGGCGCAGGATCTCGGCCCCCACCAGGGGATGGGTCTTGATGTGCTCGTACTCGTCGTCGGACAGCCGTCCCGGCTTGTTCAGCACCGAGTCGCGGATGCCGATCTTGCCCAGGTCGTGCATCAGCCCCCCCAGATGGATCTCCTCCAGCTCCTCTGCCGCCTGGATGCCGTGCCGTCGACCAAGCTTGACGGCAATGGCCCCCACCTGGGCGGAATGGCCGTGGGTGTAGTGGTCCTTCTCATCGATGGCCTTGGAGAGGACATGGATGGTCTCCAGGTGCATGCGGCGCATGCTGGTGTAGAGCAGGGAGTTCTGCAGGGCCGAGGCCACGCTGGAGGACAGGAGCATGATGTTCTGCAGTTCCCTAGGAAGAATGGGCTCCCCGGCCAGGCGCACCACGCCCAGCAGACCGACGCTGCCCTGGTTGTCCGTGAGGGAGACCCAGGCCACCTGCTCGAGATGTGTCGCCACCTCCAGTCCGGGCGCCTCGCAGCGCAGATTGGCCTGCTCGGACTCGTAGCGGAAGGCGGGGTCGGGAATGCGCTGGACCCGGGTGCGAATGGCGGCGAGCAGGGCCTCCAGCAACTCGCTCCCGGGCGCCCGCAGGCCGGCGATGTCCACCAGGAGCTGATCCTGGCTGCGATCGAGCAGTACGACGACGCTGTAGTCGCAGGAGACCAGCCCGCCCATGCCGGCATGGATCTCGCCCAGCGTCTCCTCCATGTCAAGGCTAGCATTGAGCCGGCGGCCGACTTCGGCCAGTTTCTGCGTGCTGCGCATCTGCCGCGTGGCAACCGCGTAGAGATGGGCGTTCTCCAGGGCGATGCCCACATGGGAGGCCATGATGCGGAGCAGTTCCAGCTGGTGCAGATCGAACTCGCGTTCGCTGGTTGAACGCCCCAGGAGGATGGAGCCGCGCGGTTGGGAATCCACCAGGAGCGGCAGGCAGACGACCCAGCGCCCCGCCAGGCGGCGCTGCATGAGGTCGCCCTGGGTGGCCGCCTCGAGGGCGAGCATCTGCTCCCCCTCCGTCATCTCCTTCTCCGTGCCGGCGGCGTAGGAGCGCCAGAAGAGGCCGTCCTCCTCCTCGCCCTGGGTCCGGTACAGGATGGTGATCTCGGGCACCTCGAACACGCGCGTGATGAGGTCGGCGATGCGGGAGGGAAGGTCCGCCATGTGCAGGTTGGCCGTGATCACCTGGCTGAGTTCGCGCAGGGCCACCTCGGCCTTGAGGCGGTCCCGCTCCTGGCGCAGGCGGCGCCGCTCCTCGACACGCTGGAAGATGCCCAGGGCGGTCTTCAGGTCAAGGGGTTTCTCGATGTAGTCGGCCGCCCCCAGGCGCATGGACTCCACCGCCGTCTTGACGCTGGCCATGCCCGTCATCATCACCACGTCGGTGTGGGGCCACTTGGCGCGCACCTCGCGCAGCAGGGCGTCGCCGTCCAGCCCCGGCATGTGGCGATCGGTCAGCACCACATCCACCGTGGTGTCCGCCAGATGCGCCACCGCCTCGCGGCCGTCCCGCGCCGTGGCCGTGCGGGCGCCGTTGGCGTCAAGAAATGCCGCAAGCAGGCCCAGGGTGGCCTCGTCGTCGTCGACGATCAGCCAACTGGCCCGCAGCGTGTCGGGGCTGTCCATGGATCCTCCCTCTTGCCATGGACGCGCATCTCCATCCCCCTTGATCCGGAGCAGTCGGGCCGGCAACCTGGCCGCGACCGACCCCCGTTCCGGGGCTTCAGCCCATCTCACCGCCGGCGCCGCCCTCATGCGGGCTGCTCCCGCAGGGCACCCTCCGCCGGCCGGATGCGACGGGGCAGGGCGACCTGGACAATGGATTCCAGCTCCACGTCCATGCTGAGTTCGCTGTAGGCCACGACCATCAGGTCAGGCAATGGTCCTTCCAGCAGGCGACGCAAATAGGAGCGGATCTCGGGCCGGGTCACCACCACCGGCGTCCGTCCCTCGGCCTGCAGACGGTCGCGGGCCTGACGAAGCTGTTGGATGACCTGGGCGAAATCCTCCGGGGACAAGCTGCCGGGGCGCGTCCCATCGCGCTCGCGCGCGAGCGTTGTCTCTAGATCGGTATCCAGGGTGACGGCCTTTATCCGGCTGTACTCTCCTTTGAGAATGGTGGAGATGGTCGAGGCGAGGGCGAAGCGGGCATATTCGGCCAGGATCTCCGGATCCTTGGACTGGTCGGCTGTGTCGCTCAGGCTCTCCAGGATGGTGCTGAGATCCCGGATGGGCACGCCTTCGCGCAAGAGCTTCTGCAGGACCTTGTGGATCTGGCCCAGGTTGAGCTGGCCCGGCACCAGCTCCTCCACTAGCACAGCGTGCTCCGGCTTGAGGTTGTCCAGCAGCTTCTTGACGTCCTGGCGGCTGAGGATGCGGCCGGCCTGGCGCTTGACCAGCACGTCCAGGTGGGTGGCCAGCACCGCGGCCGGATCCACCAGGGCGCAACCGGCCCGCTCCGCCAGGTGGAGGTGGGCCTCCCGCACCCAAAGGGCGGGCATGCCGAAGGTGGGATCGATCGTGGGGATGCCCGGCAGCTCCTCGCCGCCCTCCCGCTCCGGAGCGCCCAGGGCCAGGCGCCAGCCCGGCCGCAGTTCGCCCTCGCCCGCCACGATGCCGCGGATGCGGATGCGGTAGAGCTCGGGCGCCAGGCTGATGTCGTCGCGGATGCGGACCGGCGGCAACACCATGCCCAGGTCGGCCGCCACCTGCTTGCGCAAGCGCTTGATGCGGGCCAGCAGATCGCCGCCCTGGGCGGGGTCGGCCAACTGGATGAGGCCGTAGCCCAGCTCGATCTCCAGGGTGTCCAGGACGAGGAAGTCCTCGATCTTCTCCTCCGCCGGCCGGGCCTGCTCCACTTCCTGCGTGACCACCTGGCGGCGACGATCGCGGGAGAGGCGGGCGGCCAGCAGCCCGGCGCCCCCCGCCAGCAGGAGGAAGGGGAGGGCGGGCAGGCCGGGCACGACGGCGAACAGGGCCAGCAGCACGGCCGCCACCTTGAGGGGG
This region includes:
- a CDS encoding HD domain-containing response regulator; translated protein: MDSPDTLRASWLIVDDDEATLGLLAAFLDANGARTATARDGREAVAHLADTTVDVVLTDRHMPGLDGDALLREVRAKWPHTDVVMMTGMASVKTAVESMRLGAADYIEKPLDLKTALGIFQRVEERRRLRQERDRLKAEVALRELSQVITANLHMADLPSRIADLITRVFEVPEITILYRTQGEEEDGLFWRSYAAGTEKEMTEGEQMLALEAATQGDLMQRRLAGRWVVCLPLLVDSQPRGSILLGRSTSEREFDLHQLELLRIMASHVGIALENAHLYAVATRQMRSTQKLAEVGRRLNASLDMEETLGEIHAGMGGLVSCDYSVVVLLDRSQDQLLVDIAGLRAPGSELLEALLAAIRTRVQRIPDPAFRYESEQANLRCEAPGLEVATHLEQVAWVSLTDNQGSVGLLGVVRLAGEPILPRELQNIMLLSSSVASALQNSLLYTSMRRMHLETIHVLSKAIDEKDHYTHGHSAQVGAIAVKLGRRHGIQAAEELEEIHLGGLMHDLGKIGIRDSVLNKPGRLSDDEYEHIKTHPLVGAEILRRAPHLRPLIPFVRHHHEQWNGEGYPDGLAGEEIPLKVRILTIADTFHAMASDRIYRQGMAVDQILDYLRANAGVLFDPVLVDQFLDCWRRGIITQDDINLEPDSMQAVG
- the flhA gene encoding flagellar biosynthesis protein FlhA; translated protein: MSAVASSLLGKRSDLLLAFGVVGILVMMVLPLPPIFLDLLLALNIMLALMILLVALYTLEPLDFSIFPGLLLILTLFRLSMNVASTRLILGQGYAGRVIEAFGHFVTGNNLVVGFIVFLVLVLINFIVITKGAGRVAEVAARFTLDAMPGKQMAIDAELNNGLIDEKEARRRRDQISREADFYGAMDGASKFVRGDAVAGLIITAINLVGGIAVGTVQLKLSLAESVSTFSQLTIGDGLVNQIPALIVSASAGIIVTRAGARSMFSRDMAQQLILQERPLKVAAVLLALFAVVPGLPALPFLLLAGGAGLLAARLSRDRRRQVVTQEVEQARPAEEKIEDFLVLDTLEIELGYGLIQLADPAQGGDLLARIKRLRKQVAADLGMVLPPVRIRDDISLAPELYRIRIRGIVAGEGELRPGWRLALGAPEREGGEELPGIPTIDPTFGMPALWVREAHLHLAERAGCALVDPAAVLATHLDVLVKRQAGRILSRQDVKKLLDNLKPEHAVLVEELVPGQLNLGQIHKVLQKLLREGVPIRDLSTILESLSDTADQSKDPEILAEYARFALASTISTILKGEYSRIKAVTLDTDLETTLARERDGTRPGSLSPEDFAQVIQQLRQARDRLQAEGRTPVVVTRPEIRSYLRRLLEGPLPDLMVVAYSELSMDVELESIVQVALPRRIRPAEGALREQPA